The Gemmatirosa kalamazoonensis nucleotide sequence ACCCCGGCATCACGCTCGTCTCGTCGGACCAGTACTCGGGCCCCACGCGCGAGACGGCGAAGCGCGCCGCGGAGAACCTGCTGAACCGCTTCGGCGCCGACCTGCAGGGGATCTTCACGCCGAACGAGTCGTCCACCATCGGCATGCTGCTCGCCCTGCAGGACATCGGCAAGGCGGGCTCGGTGCGGCTCGTCGGCTTCGACGCGGGACAGACGCTGCTCACCGCGCTCCGCGCGAAGCAGATCCAGGGGCTCGTCGTGCAGAACCCGATGCGCATGGGCTACCTCGGCGTGAAGACGATGGTGGATCACCTGCGCGGCCGCCCCGTGTCGAAGCTCGTCGACACCGGCGTGATGCTCGTGACGCCGGAGAACGTCGACTCGGCGCAGGTGCAGCAGGTCGTGAGCCCGCCGATCGCGAAGTACTTGCCGGGCGGATGAGCGACGCCCTGCTCGAGATCACCGGCGTCGCGAAGCGATTCGGCGCCACCGTCGCGCTCGACGGCGTGGACCTCGCGCTGCGCGCCGGCGAGGTGCACGCGCTCGTCGGCGAGAACGGGGCGGGGAAGTCCACGCTCATGGGCGTCCTCGCTGGCGCGCTGCGCCCCGATCGCGGCACGATGCGGCTCGCCGGCGCGCCGTACACGCCCGGCTCGCCGCTCGACGCGCGGCGGCGCGGCATCGCGCTGATCCACCAGGAGCTGTCGCTCTGCCCACACCTCACGGTGGCCGAGAACGTCGTGTTGGGCGCCGAGCCGACGCGGCGTGGGCTCGTCGACCGGGACGCCGCGCGCGGTCGCACGCGTGCGCTGCTCGCCGAGTTCGGGCACCCGGAGATCGAGCCCGATCGACCCGTGCGCGCGCTGTCGATCGCGGCGCGGCAGGTCGTGGAGATCTGCCGCGCGCTGAACGCGGATGCGCGCGTGCTGCTCATGGACGAGCCGACGAGCTCCTTCCAGCGCGCCGACGTCGAGCGGCTGTTCGCGCTCGTCAGGCGGCTCGCCGCGCGCGGCATCGCGGTCGTCTACATCAGCCACTTCCTCGAGGAGGTGCGCGAGATCGCCGACGCGTACACCGTGCTGCGCGACGGCCGATCGGTGGACAGCGGCCGCATCGCCGAGGTGACGAACGAGCGACTCGTCGCGCGCATGGTGGGGCGCGAGATGGGCGGCATGTTCCCGGCGCGCGCGTCGCACGAGCGCGGCGAGGTGCTGCTCGCGGTGGACGGTCTCGCGGCGCCGGGGCTCGCGCACGCGAGCTTCGAGATCCGACGCGGCGAGATCCTCGGCGTCGCGGGGCTCGTCGGCGCGGGGCGCACGGAGCTGGTGCGCGCACTGTTCGGGCTCGCGCCGGCGCAGTCGGGGCGCGTCACGCTCGGCGGTCGCGCGCTGGCGCTGCGCGGCGCGCCGGACCGACGGATCGACGACGGGTTCGGGTATCTGAGCGAGGACCGGAAGGGCGAGGGGCTCGCGCTGCCGCTCTCGATCGCCGACAACGTGTGCGCGACGCGCCTCGACGCGTGCACGCGCGGCGGCGGCATCCTCGACCTCGGCCGGCAGCGCACCCGCGCCCGCCGGTGGATCGACGCGCTCGGCGTGCGCGCGTGGGGGCCGGAGCAGCGGGTGCGGACGCTCTCGGGCGGCAATCAGCAGAAGGTGGCCCTCGGCCGTTTACTTCATCAGGAGGCCGACGTGCTGCTCCTCGACGAGCCGACGCGCGGCATCGACGTCGGCAGCAAGGCGCAGGTGTACGATGCCGTCGCGCGCGCCGCCGACGCCGGCAAGGCGGTGCTGCTCGTCAGCTCGTACCTGCCGGAGCTGTTCGGCCTCTGCGACCGGATCGCGGTGATGTGCCGCGGGCGACTCTCGGCGGCGCGCCCGGTGTCGGAGTGGACGCCGGAGACGGTGCTCGCGGCCGCCGTCGGTGCCGACGCCGCCTGACACGAAGATCACACGGAGGACAATACGATGGACTCGCTGACCCGGCGCCGCTTCCTGGAGCGCCTCGGCCTCGCGCTCGCCGCGGTCCCGTTAGGCGCGGCGACGGCGCGGGCGGCCGACGCCCCGCGGCGCCGCCTGCTCGTGTTCACGAAGTCGAGCGGCTTCGAGCACTCGGTGATCAAGCGCGGGGCCGACGGCTCGCCGTCGCTCGTCGAGCGCGTGCTCACCGAGATGGGCGCGAAGCACGGCTTCGACGTCACGTGCACGAAGGACGGCAGCGTGTTCGACACGAGCGCGGTCCGCGACAACGACGCGTTCTTCTTCTTCACGAGCGGCTACCTCACCGACGTCGGCACCGACAAGCACCCGGCGATGAGCGACGCCGGCAAGGCCGCGCTGCTCGACGCGGTGCGCGGCGGCAAGGGATTCGTCGCGTTCCACGCGGCGACGGACAGCTTCCACACGCTCCCCGACCCGACGGACCGCTCGAACCGCTACGTCGCGCACGGCGACGCGACCGATCCGTACCTCAAGATGCTCGGCGGGGAGTTCATCCTGCACGGCAAGCAGCAGAAGGCGTGGGCGCGCGTCGTCGACGCGAAGTTCCCCGGCATGGACGGCTACGGCGCCGAGCGCGTGGAGCGCATGGGCGAGTGGTACTCGCTGAAGGACTTCCAGCCCGACCTGCACGTGCTGATGGTGCTCGACACGCAGGGGATGGAGGGCGCCCCGTACCAGCGCGGCCCGTATCCGGTCACGTGGGCACGCGCGCACGGTCGCGGCCGAGTCTTCTACTCCGCGCTCGGTCACCGGGAGGAGGAATGGACCGAGACCGCGATGCCGACGATGGTGTTAGGCGCCCTCCGCTGGGCGTTCGGCGACGCGAAGGCGTCCATCCCGCCGAATCTTTCGAGCGTTGCGCCGCGCGCCGCGGAGATCCCGCCGAAGAGCTAGCCGTAGCTGATCGCGCTCCGGCTGGGCTCCACGTACGAGTTCTCGTGGGACTGAAGAAGGACTGAAGGAGGACTGAAGCAGGACAACAACAAAGAAGTTGTGGTTGGTCCTTCTTCAGTCCTCCTTCAGTCCTTCTTCAGTCCTGACGAACCACGTACGTGGAGCCGTGCGCGGCCACGACCGCCGAGAAGCTCACGCTTCCTGACCCCCCGCGGCCGACCCTCGGCCCCTCGTCGCGACCCGCCACGCGGCGTACGCGAGCGCGCCGAGCGGCAGCAGCACGCCGGAGGCGGCGATGGTGCGGGCGAGCAGGATGACGAAGTTGCGCCACGCTTCGCGCAGCGCCTCGGCGAGGGGATGCGGCGTCGGCGACGGGCCGAGGATGGGCGGGCGCTCGTGCACGTTGATGGCGAGGGTGCTCGTCGCCGAGTGCGCGCGCAGCCACCGCATGCGGCCGTCGTAGCGCTCGATCTCCTCGCGCACGCGCGCGAGCTCGCGCTCGACGGCGAGCACGTCGGTGAGCTTGCCGGTGCGCTCGGCGAGCAGCGCGACGAGGCGTGCCTCGAGGCGGCGCGCGTTCGCCTCGCGCGCGGCGACGTCGACGTACTCCTCGCCGACGTCGGCCGCGGTGACGTTCACCGCCTCGACACGCCCGATCGGGCCGAGCGCGTTCACCAGCTCGTCGAAGCGGCCGGCCGGCACCTTCAGCTCGAGCGTGGCCGATCGCACCTGCGCGCGGCCCGCGGCGAGCGACGCGTTCGCGACCACGCCGCCGACCTGCGACGCGATCGTGCGCAGGCGACTCATCGCGATCCGGACCGAGTCGACCTCGATGGACGCGGTGCCGGTGCGCACGACCATCGTCGTCGCGAGCTCCGACGCGGCGGCCGCGCTCGGGAGCGTTGCCGGGCTCTCGGCGTCGGCGTCCGCGGGAGGCGGCGCGGCGGCCCCTGCGGCGGCGAACGGTGCCTCGATGGGTGGCGCGGCCAGGGATGGCATCGCTCGCCGTCGTTCGGCGACGACCGTCTTCGGCGCGGCGTCGGCGGCGACGGTCGCCGCGGGGGTGGCCGCGTCGCCGGCGGCGGAAGGGCCACGATCGGCGGTGCCGCAGGCGAGGGCGACGAACGGCAGCGCGCCGGCGGCGACGCGGCGCAGGCAGGGAGTCAGTGTGGAGGTTCGCATGTCCTGGAGACGTGCGACCCGACGCGGCTTGCACATGGAGAGGGCAGGAGGGCAGGAGGGCAGGAGGGCAGGAGGGCAGGAGACCGTCGTGGCTCTCCTGCCCTCCTGCCCTCCTGCCCTCCTGCTCTCCTGCCCTGTCGCCCTCCTGCCCTGTCGCCCTTACGGCTTCGGCGGCCGCTTCAGGCGGATGAGGATCACGCCGTTCGCGCCGCGCGAGCCGTAGGCGGCGAGCGAGCCGGCATCCTTCAGGACCTCGACCGACTTCACGTCGCGCGGGTCGAGGTCGGTCATGATGGTGCTGCCCGTCATCGGGATGCCGTCGACGACGTAGAGCGGCTCGCCGTCGGACTTCAACGACCGGTCGCCGCGGATGCGGACGGAGACGTTCCCGTTGCCGAGCCGGCGCACCTCGAGCCCCGGCACGTGCCCTTCGAGGAGGTCGGCCATCGTGGTCGCGGTGCCGCGCGGGGCCTTCTCGGCGTCGACCGAGCCGATCGAGCCGGTGACGTTGCGCCCCGCCTGGGTGCCGTACCCGACCTGGACGGAGTCGCTGGTCGAGGCGGGGCTGGCGTGCGCGACGGAGGTGCCGCCCTGATGGCAGGCGGCGAGGGCGAGGGCCGCGGCGGTGGCGGCGGAGGCGAGCCGAAGCCCGTGCGCACGTGCACTGCGTGCACTGCTGGTCATCTGAGCCTCCAGGCTCACGAGACGTCCGGGCGTCGTGGCGCTCGGTGCAGGAAAGTGCGGGCTACGGTATGCCCGCGCCGGCCGGATCGCAATGCATACGCAGCCCACGAGCGCGTTGTTGCGGCCGCTGCGAGCGACGTCGGCTGACGTGCGTCACGGACCGCTCGGGGACCACTATTGCTGGTGCTCCGTACCCCGCGTACATTGGGCGCGCGCCTCGGCTTAATCGTTTAAGCCGCTCACCGCGCCCCCACCCTCCGCGCTACGAGACCCGCGATGTCCGAGGAATTGTTCGTTCGACGTACATTCCTCCGGGTCGCCGCCGCCGGCACTGCCGGCGCGGCCCTCGGCCTCCCCCGCGCCGCCCGCGCGTCCACGGCGTCCGCCGCACCCGACGCCCCATCCGCCGCCGCGCCGGGGCCCACGGCCCCCGTTCGCCTCGGCGTCGCCAGCTACTCGCTGCGGAAGTTCCCGCGCGCGAAGGCGATCGAGATGACGAAGGCCCTCGGCGTGAAGTGGATCAACCTGAAGTCGGTGCACCTCGACTACGATCTTCCCGCGGCCGACATCGACGCGGCGCGCCGGGAGATCGAGGCCGCCGGGCTGACCATCGTCGGCGGCGGCACCATCACGTTCGACAAGGACACCGACGACGGCGTGCGCCGCTACTTCGAGTACGCCAAGCGCGCCGGCATGCCGGTCATGGTCGCCACGGGCGCCCCCGAGGTGATGCCGCGCGTCGAGCGGTTCGCGAAGCAGTACGACATCCAGGTCGCGATCCACAATCACGGCCCCGAGGACAAGCACTTCCCGTCGCCGTACGACGTGCTGAAGCTCGTGAAGAACATGGACCGGCGCATGGGGCTGTGCATGGACATCGGCCACTCGACGCGCGCCGGCGCCGACATCGTGCAGGCTGCCGCCGACGCCGGCCCGCGGCTGCTCGACATGCACGCGAAGGACCTCAAGGACGGCACGGCGAAGGAGAGCCAGTGCATCGTCGGCGAGGGCGTGCTCCCGATCGCCGATCTGTTCCGGCAGCTCGTGAAGCAGCGGTACGCGGGCGTCGTGAACCTCGAGTACGAGATCGACGCCGACGACCCGCTGCCCGGCATGCAGCGCTCGTTCGCCTACATGCGCGGCGTGCTCGCGGGCATCACGCCGTCGGCACGCAAGGCCTAACGCCGAACGAATCCGCGTGGTCTGCGTAATCTGCGGATGACGTGCGCTTCAATGCACGACCCGCAGATTACGCAGATTACGCAGAGTGGACTTCACCCGAGTAGAGGTGCCATGCGCTGGTCCAGCATCGCAAGCCTGGTGGTTCTCGTCGCGCCGGCGCTCGGCGCACAGCCGCGGGTGACGAAGGATGGGGCGAACGTGCAGCTCGTCGCGCGCGAGGCCGACCGGCGCGTGGACGTGCTCGTCGACGGCAAGCCGTTCACGTCGTTCCTCTATCCGGCGAGCCTGCCGAAGCAGGTGCTCTACCCGCTCCGCGCAGCGAGCGGCACCGAGGTCACGCGCGGCTGGCCGCTCGACCCGCGCCCCGGCGAGCGCGTCGACCACCCGCACCACATCGGACTGTGGTTCAACCACTCCGACGTGAACGGGCTCGATTTCTGGAACAACTCCGACGCGATCCCGGCGGCGCAGAAGAACAAGTACGGCTCCATCGTGTTCCGCGGCATCGACACGGTGCGGAGCGGCAGGGGCGAGGGCGTGCTCGTGGTGCGCAGCGACTGGGTGACGCCGACCGGCAAGACGCTCATGCACGAGACGACGCGCTACGCGTTCCACGCGGCCGGCGACCTGCGCGGCGTCGACCGCACGACGACGCTCGTGGCGACCGACACGACGGTGACGTTCCACGACAACAAGGACGGCACGCTCGGTCTTCGCGTGCGGCGCGAGCTCGAGCAGCCGGCCGACAAGCCCGAGGTCTTCACCGACCCGAGCGGCAAGGCGACGGCGGTGCCGGTGCTGAACAATGAGGGCGTCACGGGCCGCTACCGCAGCGCGGAAGGGCTCGAGGGCGACTCGGTGTGGAGCACGCGCGCGCGGTGGACGTCGCTCGGCGGCACCGTGAAGGGCGAGCCGATCACGATCGCCATCATCGACCACCCGAAGAACTACAACTTCCCCACCTACTGGCACGCGCGCGGCTACGGCCTGTTCGCGGCGAATCCATTGGGGGCGAAGGACTTCACGAAGGGGAAGACGGACGACGAGTTCACGCTGAAGCCCGGCCAGTCGGTCACGTTCCGGCACCGGGTGGTGATCTTCGACGGACCGACCACGCCGGACCGGATCGAGGCGCAGTTCAAGGAGTTCTCCTCGAAGTGATCACCGGAGGTCGGAGAACGGCAGCGGGTTCAGGAGCACGGAGCTCGTCACCGTGGTGATGCCGCGCTCGTCGATCCACCGCGGGTCCTTCTGGATCCGCTGCCACTCCGGATGCGCGCGGAACGCGGCCCATGCCGTCGCGCGCGCCGCGAGGTCGTCGAACGTGAGCATGTAGGACAGGCTCGGGAGGCGCGTGGCGTACAGGTTCTCGCCGAAGAACACGGGCGTCATGCCGATGGAGCGGAACAGCGCGATCTCCGCCTCGTCGAACATGGCGATCTTCTTCGCGAGCGTCTCGGCGTTGCGCGACTCGTACGTGCGGAGCTCGAAGATCCGCGGCGCGCGTCCGGCGCTCGTCGGCGGCACCTCGACGGCGGGGTGCCCGGCGAAGGCGCGCATGAGCCGCGCCTCGTACCGGACGTAGGGTGGCTGCGCGTCGCCCTCGAACGCGCGCCGCGCTTCCGCGTACGCGGAGTCGGCCGCGAGGCGCTGCGGCACCGCGAGCGCGTCCGCCGCCGACTTGTACTCGAGCAGGATCGTGATCGACTGGCCGAGCATCCCGACCTCCGGCGTGAACGCGCCGAACGCGCCCGCGCCGGCCCGGCGGAGCGCCGGGATCATCGCGTCGGTGAAGAACGCGCGAATGCGGTTCGGCGCGAGGTCGCTGCGCGTCTCGTACACGCGCAGCTCGTAGTGCCGCCGGTCGTCCGCGGCAGCGGCGGCGGCGAGGCCGGACGGCGCGAGCGCGCTCGCGGCGCCCGCCTTCACGAAATCACGACGGTCCATGGCTCGATCGGGTGTGGGACGGTTGGTCGATCTGCCTAACATGCGCGCGGCGGCGGCGCTCCTCAACACCGCGCGCGACGGTGGGGACTCTCATGACCAGGACGGAGACGTGACGACGAACGCGCGTGCCCCCGAAGCACCGGCCCTCACTCCGCGCGGCGTCGCGCCGCTCGTGCTGCACCCGGACCGCTACTTCGATCCGGATCCCGCCATTCGCCGCGTCGCGCGCGCGCTGTACGAGGAGACGCACGCGCTACCGCTGATCTGCCCGCACGGCCACGTCGATCCGGCGATCCTCGCCACGAACGCGCCGTTCCCCGAGCCGACCGCGCTGCTGCTCGTTCCGGATCACTACATCTTCCGGATGCTCTACTCCCAGGGCGTGCCGCTCGACGCGCTCGGCATCCCGACGGTCGACGGGAGCACGGTGGAGACCGACGCGCGGAAGATCTGGCGGCTGTTCGGGAGCCACTACTACCTGTTCCGCGGCACCCCCACGGGGATCTGGCTCGACAACGAGCTGCACGACGTGTTCGGCGTGCGCGTGAAGCTCTCCGCGGAGTCCGCCGACCGGGTGTACGATGAGATCGCCGAGAAGCTCGCGAGCCCCGAGTTCCGGCCCCGCGCGCTGTTCGAGCGATTCGACATCGAGGTGCTCGCCACCACCGACGCGGCGAGCGACCCGCTGCCGCATCACCAGGCGATCCGGGCGAGCGACTGGGCGTACGGCGCGCGTCGCGTGGTCCCCACGTTCCGCCCCGACGCGGTGCTGCGGATCGCGCGCCCGTCGTGGCCGCACGAGCTGGCGGCGCTGGCGCGGGCGCACGGCGCGCCGATCACGTCGTTCGAGGCGTTCCTCGCCGCGCTCGCCGAACGCCGGCGCTACTTCCAGACGCTCGGCGCGACCGCCACCGACCACGCGGTGCTCGAGCCGTGGACCGCGCGCCAGACGCCGGAGACGATGGAGGCGCTCTTCCAGCAGGCGCGCCGCGGCGAGGCGACCGCGGCCGACCAGCGCACGTTCGAGGCGCACCTCTTGATCGAGCTGGCCCGGCTCTCGACCGAGGACGGGCTCGTGATGCAGCTCCATCCGGGCAGCTGGCGCGACCACAACGCGCCGATCGCCGCGCGCTACGGCCCGGACAAGGGCGCCGACATCCCGGTGGCCACCGAGTACACGCGCAACCTCCAGGCGCTCCTGGCCGCGCACGGCAACGATCCGCGGCTGACGCTGATCCTGTTCACGCTCGACGAGACGACCTACGCGCGGGAGCTGGCGCCGCTGGCGGGGCACTATCCGGCGCTGAAGCTCGGGCCGGCGTGGTGGTTCCACGACAGCCTGGAGGGGATGCGGCGCTACCGGGAGCAGGTGACGGAGACGGCGGGGGTCTACAACACGGTGGGGTTCAACGACGACACGCGGGCGTTCTGCTCGATCCCGGCGCGGCACGATCTGGCGCGGCGCGTGGACGCGAACTGGCTCGCCGGGCTCGTCGCGCGGCATCAGCTCGACCTCGCCGACGCCCGCGAGCTCGCCCGCGCCCTCGCTTACGACCTCGCGAAGCAGACGTACAAGTTCGGGTAGAGGCGATGGGCGTCAGGCGAGTACCTCCGGGATTCGACGGCGATCTGCTTGGATCTCGCGATAGCTTTCAGCCCTGCGCGTCTCGCCTCTATCGCGAGATCCTTCGATCGCCGTCCGATCCCCATGTGTAGTCGCCTCGGCCCTGAGTCCCGATGCCCTCGCTGACAGGTTGGCTGCCGCTTCTGCTGATCGCCGCTCCGTTAGGCGCCCAGCCCGCATCGCGCGCGTTCGACGTTCGCACGTTCGGCGCGACCGGCGACGGACACACGATCGACAGCGACGCGATCAACAGGGCCATCGACGCCGCCGCGGCCGCGGGCGGGGGCACGGTGTATCTCGGTGCCGGCACGTACGCGAGCTATTCGGTGCGGCTCAAGAGCCACGTCGCGCTCTACCTCGATCGCGGCGCGACGCTGCTCGCCGCGGACACCGCGAACGGCCGCGGCTTCGACGCGGCGGAGCCGGGACCCGGCAACGAGTACCAGGACTACGGCCACAGCCACTGGCACAACTCGCTGATCTGGGGCGAGGACGTCGAGGACGTGTCGATCGTCGGGCCGGGGCGCATCGACGGGAAGTCGCTCAACCGCGGCATCAGCCGCGACACGCCGCACGTCGGCAACAAGGCGATCGCGCTGCTGCGCGCGAAGAACGTACTGCTGCGCGATCTCACGATCTATCGCGGCGGCCACTTCGGCGTCCTCGCCACCGGGGTCGACAACCTCACGATCGACAACCTCACGATCGACACGAACCGCGACGGCATCGACGTCGACGCGTGCCGCAACGTGCGGATCTCGAACACGAGCGTGAACTCGCCGAACGACGACGCGATCGTGCTGAAGGCATCGTACGCGCTCGGCGCCACCCGCGGCACCGAGAACGTCACCCTCACGAACAGCGTCGTGACCGGGTTCGCCGTCGGCTCGGTGCTCGACGCCACGTACCGGCCGTTCACCGACGGTGCAGCGAACCGCGACGGGCCGACGGGGCGCGTGAAGCTGGGCACCGAGTCGAACGGGCCGTTCCGCAACATCACGATCTCCAACATCGTCTTCGACAACTCGCGCGGCCTCGCGCTGGAGTCGGTCGACGGGTCGATCATCGAGGACGTGACGGTGACGAACCTCACCATGCGCCACGTCTTCACGTCGCCGATCTTCCTGCGGCTCGGCTCGCGCATGCGCGGCCCGAAGGAGCTGCCGGTCGGCACGCTGAAGCGCGTCACGATCAGCAATGTCGTCGCCTCCGACGTCGACCCGCGCTACGCGTCGACGATCACCGGCCTGCCGGGGCACGCGGTGGAGGACGTGACGCTGCGCGACGTGCGCATCGTCTACCGCGGCGGCCTGTCGCTGGAGACCGCAGCGAAGCAGCCGTCCGACATGGTGCGCTCCGGGGAGCGCGGCGGCGGTGGTCCGCGCAGCGATCCGTACGCCGTGGCGGAGCAGGAGAAGGTCTACCCGGAGCCGAGCATGTTCGGCATCGTGCCGGCGTCGGCGTTCTACGTGCGGCACGTGACGGGGCTCACCATGGACGGCATCGACGTGAGCTTCGAGCAGCCCGACACGCGACCCGCGTTCGTGCTCGACGACGTGCACGACGCCGAGTTCCGCGGCGTGCACGCGCCGAAGATCGCCGGCACGCCGACGTTCGTGCTGCGCGGCGTGAGCGACTTCCGCACGTTGTTCTCCCGGCCGGTCGCGGACACGTACGTGAAGCAGACGACGTCGAAGAGCTTCTGAGCGTGTCTCACGCGGAGCCGTGGAGAACGCGGAGCACACCGACATGAAGACCTGGCCGTTCTCCGCGTTCTCCGCGGCTCCGCGTGCGATGCTCGTCGGCGCGCTCGTGACGCAGGTCGCGCGCGCCGATGACCTGCCGGCATGGGCGTCGAAGGTCGGCACGCGGCGGCATCCGGTCGCGACGCGCGTCTGCTCGGCGAACGCGCGCGGCGCGGTCGGTGACGGGGCCACGAAGTCCACCGCGGCGATCCAGCGGGCGATCGACGAGTGCTCGGCGGCCGGCGGCGGCGTGGTGCGGTTCGACGCGGGGAGCTACGTCACCGGCGCGCTGTTCGTGAAGCACGACGTCGAGCTGCGCGTCGACTCGGGCGTCACGCTGCTCGGCAGCCAGGACGACGCGGACTATCCCGTCATGCCAACGCGCGTCGCGGGGATCGAGATGCCGTGGCCCGCGGCGCTCATCAACGTGAACGATCAGCGCAACGTGAAGATCGCCGGCCGCGGCACGATCGACGGGCGCGGGCAGAAGTGGTGGGACAAGTACTGGACGCTGCGCCGCTCGCTGTACGAGCCGCAGGGGCTGCGCTGGGCGGTGGACTACGACGCGCAGCGCGTACGCCTCGTGGTCGTGTCGCGCTCGTCGGACGTCACGATCGAGGAGGTGAACCTTCGTCGCTCGGGCTTCTGGACGGTGCAGCTGCTCTATTCGGATCACGTCACGGTCGACGGCATCAGCATCGCCGACAACGGCGGGCCGAGCACCGACGGCGTCGACATCGACTCGTCGGAGTGGGTGCTCGTGCAGCGCACCGACATCGCGAACAACGACGACACGATCTGCCTCAAGGCCGGGCGCGACGCCGACGGGCTGCGCGTGAACCGGCCGACGCAGTACGTCGTCATCCGCGACAACGTGGCGCGGAAGGGCGCCGGCGTCGTGTCGTTCGGCTCCGAGACGTCGGGGAGCATCCGCCACGTCGTCGCGCTGAACAATCGCGGCACGGGGACGAACGCCGGCATCATCTTCAAGTCGGCGCGCACGCGCGGCGGCGTGGTGGAGGACGTGCTGGTGCGCGGCCTCGTGCTGGAGAACGTGCCGACCGCGTTCTCGTTCACGCTCGACTGGAACCCGAGCTACAGCTACGCGACGCTGCCGAAGGACTCGACGAACGTTCCGGCGCACTGGCGCGTGCTCGCGACGCCGGTGACGCCGGCCGAGCGCGGGCTGGCCGAGTTCCGCGACATCACGATCGAGCACGTGCGCGTGACCGGAGCGCGTCGCGTGTTCGTCGCCGCCGGGCTCCCGTCGAAGCCGATCCACGACGTACGCTGGCGCGACGTGCAGGCCGAGGGGCAGGCCGCAGGCAGCATCGAGTGGGCACGCGGCTGGACGATGACCGACGTGACCGTGCGCGCGGCCGACGGCCAGCCCGTGCGCATCACCAACAGCGAGCGGGTGCAGGCGCCCGCAGGAGACGGCACGCGATGACGCTCTCGCGTCGGAGATTTCTCGAGTCGGCCGCCGCGGGGGCGGGGGCCGGACTGTTAGGCACCGCGGCCGGCGCGCAGTCCGCCGAGGGGCGCGACTACTACGAGCTGCGTGCGTACCATCTGCGTCGCGGCCCGCACGAGCGGGCGATGAGCGACTACGCGCGCGACGCGCTCGTTCCCGCCCTGCGGCGCGCCGGCACGGGGCCGGTCGGCGTGTTCAACGTCGCGATCGGTCCCGACTCGCCGACGCTGTACGTGCTCATCACGCACCCGACGATGGACTCCGTGGCGACGCTCCCCGAGCGGCTCGCGGCCGACACGGAGTACCGGCGCGCCGGCGCCGCCGTCCTCGACGCGCCCGCCGCGGACCCGCCGTACGAGCGGATCGAGAGCTCGCTCATGGTGGCGTTCGCCGGCCACCCGCGGCTGGCGCTGCCGCCGCAGCTCGCGGCGGGGAAGGGGCGGCTGTTCGAGCTCCGGCGCTACGAGAGCCACAGCGAGCCCGCGAGCGCGACGAAGATCGACGTGTTCAACCGGTGGGAGGCCGCCATCTTCGCGCGGCACTCGATGCACGCGGTATTCTACGGCCAGACGATCGTCGGGGCGAAGATGCCGAACCTCACGTACCTGCTCGCGTTCGACGACATGCGCGACCACGACGCGCGGTGGGGCGAGTTCGGGTCCGAT carries:
- a CDS encoding sugar ABC transporter ATP-binding protein encodes the protein MSDALLEITGVAKRFGATVALDGVDLALRAGEVHALVGENGAGKSTLMGVLAGALRPDRGTMRLAGAPYTPGSPLDARRRGIALIHQELSLCPHLTVAENVVLGAEPTRRGLVDRDAARGRTRALLAEFGHPEIEPDRPVRALSIAARQVVEICRALNADARVLLMDEPTSSFQRADVERLFALVRRLAARGIAVVYISHFLEEVREIADAYTVLRDGRSVDSGRIAEVTNERLVARMVGREMGGMFPARASHERGEVLLAVDGLAAPGLAHASFEIRRGEILGVAGLVGAGRTELVRALFGLAPAQSGRVTLGGRALALRGAPDRRIDDGFGYLSEDRKGEGLALPLSIADNVCATRLDACTRGGGILDLGRQRTRARRWIDALGVRAWGPEQRVRTLSGGNQQKVALGRLLHQEADVLLLDEPTRGIDVGSKAQVYDAVARAADAGKAVLLVSSYLPELFGLCDRIAVMCRGRLSAARPVSEWTPETVLAAAVGADAA
- a CDS encoding ThuA domain-containing protein; the protein is MDSLTRRRFLERLGLALAAVPLGAATARAADAPRRRLLVFTKSSGFEHSVIKRGADGSPSLVERVLTEMGAKHGFDVTCTKDGSVFDTSAVRDNDAFFFFTSGYLTDVGTDKHPAMSDAGKAALLDAVRGGKGFVAFHAATDSFHTLPDPTDRSNRYVAHGDATDPYLKMLGGEFILHGKQQKAWARVVDAKFPGMDGYGAERVERMGEWYSLKDFQPDLHVLMVLDTQGMEGAPYQRGPYPVTWARAHGRGRVFYSALGHREEEWTETAMPTMVLGALRWAFGDAKASIPPNLSSVAPRAAEIPPKS
- a CDS encoding DUF4349 domain-containing protein, translated to MRTSTLTPCLRRVAAGALPFVALACGTADRGPSAAGDAATPAATVAADAAPKTVVAERRRAMPSLAAPPIEAPFAAAGAAAPPPADADAESPATLPSAAAASELATTMVVRTGTASIEVDSVRIAMSRLRTIASQVGGVVANASLAAGRAQVRSATLELKVPAGRFDELVNALGPIGRVEAVNVTAADVGEEYVDVAAREANARRLEARLVALLAERTGKLTDVLAVERELARVREEIERYDGRMRWLRAHSATSTLAINVHERPPILGPSPTPHPLAEALREAWRNFVILLARTIAASGVLLPLGALAYAAWRVATRGRGSAAGGQEA
- a CDS encoding TonB-dependent receptor plug domain-containing protein, translated to MTSSARSARAHGLRLASAATAAALALAACHQGGTSVAHASPASTSDSVQVGYGTQAGRNVTGSIGSVDAEKAPRGTATTMADLLEGHVPGLEVRRLGNGNVSVRIRGDRSLKSDGEPLYVVDGIPMTGSTIMTDLDPRDVKSVEVLKDAGSLAAYGSRGANGVILIRLKRPPKP
- a CDS encoding sugar phosphate isomerase/epimerase family protein, with translation MSEELFVRRTFLRVAAAGTAGAALGLPRAARASTASAAPDAPSAAAPGPTAPVRLGVASYSLRKFPRAKAIEMTKALGVKWINLKSVHLDYDLPAADIDAARREIEAAGLTIVGGGTITFDKDTDDGVRRYFEYAKRAGMPVMVATGAPEVMPRVERFAKQYDIQVAIHNHGPEDKHFPSPYDVLKLVKNMDRRMGLCMDIGHSTRAGADIVQAAADAGPRLLDMHAKDLKDGTAKESQCIVGEGVLPIADLFRQLVKQRYAGVVNLEYEIDADDPLPGMQRSFAYMRGVLAGITPSARKA
- a CDS encoding PmoA family protein, producing MRWSSIASLVVLVAPALGAQPRVTKDGANVQLVAREADRRVDVLVDGKPFTSFLYPASLPKQVLYPLRAASGTEVTRGWPLDPRPGERVDHPHHIGLWFNHSDVNGLDFWNNSDAIPAAQKNKYGSIVFRGIDTVRSGRGEGVLVVRSDWVTPTGKTLMHETTRYAFHAAGDLRGVDRTTTLVATDTTVTFHDNKDGTLGLRVRRELEQPADKPEVFTDPSGKATAVPVLNNEGVTGRYRSAEGLEGDSVWSTRARWTSLGGTVKGEPITIAIIDHPKNYNFPTYWHARGYGLFAANPLGAKDFTKGKTDDEFTLKPGQSVTFRHRVVIFDGPTTPDRIEAQFKEFSSK
- a CDS encoding NIPSNAP family protein — protein: MDRRDFVKAGAASALAPSGLAAAAAADDRRHYELRVYETRSDLAPNRIRAFFTDAMIPALRRAGAGAFGAFTPEVGMLGQSITILLEYKSAADALAVPQRLAADSAYAEARRAFEGDAQPPYVRYEARLMRAFAGHPAVEVPPTSAGRAPRIFELRTYESRNAETLAKKIAMFDEAEIALFRSIGMTPVFFGENLYATRLPSLSYMLTFDDLAARATAWAAFRAHPEWQRIQKDPRWIDERGITTVTSSVLLNPLPFSDLR